One window from the genome of Saccharomyces mikatae IFO 1815 strain IFO1815 genome assembly, chromosome: 4 encodes:
- the YPD1 gene encoding Ypd1p (similar to Saccharomyces cerevisiae YPD1 (YDL235C); ancestral locus Anc_2.27), with the protein MSTIPSEIINWTILNEIISMDDDDSDFSKGLIIQFIDQAQTTFAQMQRQLDGEKNLTELDNLGHFLKGSSAALGLQRIAWVCERIQNLGRKLEHFFPNKIELVNTLSDKSITNGINIDEDDEEITIQADDKDNDSIYLILIAKALNQSRLEFKLARIELSKYYNTNL; encoded by the coding sequence ATGTCTACTATCCCCTCTGAAATCATCAATTGGACCATCTTAAATGAGATCATATCAatggatgatgatgattccGACTTTTCTAAAGGTTTAATCATTCAATTCATCGATCAGGCACAAACAACGTTTGCTCAGATGCAACGACAGTTGGatggtgaaaaaaatctcaCAGAACTAGACAATCTGGGCCATTTCTTAAAGGGTTCTTCGGCTGCTTTAGGATTACAAAGAATTGCCTGGGTTTGTGAAAGAATCCAGAATTTGGGGAGAAAATTGGAGCATTTCTTCCCCAATAAAATCGAACTGGTCAATACTTTAAGCGATAAATCGATAACCAACGGAATCaacattgatgaagatgacgagGAAATAACAATACAAGCCGACGATAAAGACAACGACTCCATATATCTGATTTTGATAGCCAAAGCTTTGAATCAATCTAGGCTAGAATTCAAACTGGCGAGAATTGAATTGTCCAAATACTATAACACAAACCTGTGA
- the PHO13 gene encoding 4-nitrophenylphosphatase (similar to Saccharomyces cerevisiae PHO13 (YDL236W); ancestral locus Anc_2.25): MTAQQDAPVKITDRKIAQEFLDKYDTFLFDCDGVLWLGSHALPYTLEILNLLKQLGKKLIFVTNNSTKSRLAYTKKFASFGIDVKEEQIFTSGYASAVYVRDFLKLQPGKDKVWVFGESGIGEELKLMGYESLGGTDARLDIPFNAAESPFLVDGLDKDVSCVIAGLDTKVNYHRLAVTLQYLQKDSVHFVGTNVDSTFPQKGHTFPGAGSMVESLAFSSNRRPSYCGKPNQNMLNSIVSAFDLDRSKCCMVGDRLNTDMKFGVEGGLGGTLLVLSGIETEERALKLSPDYPRPKFYIDKLGDIYTMTK; encoded by the coding sequence ATGACTGCTCAACAAGACGCACCAGTAAAGATAACTGATAGAAAAATTGCTCAAGAGTTCCTTGATAAATACGACacatttttgtttgattgCGATGGTGTTTTATGGCTAGGTTCCCATGCGTTGCCATACACGCTAGAAATTCTAAACCTTTTGAAACAGTTAGGTAAGAAGTTGATCTTCGTTACTAATAACTCTACCAAGTCACGTTTAGCGTATACAAAAAAGTTCGCTTCCTTTGGCATTGATGTAAAGGAAGAACAAATTTTCACCTCTGGTTATGCATCAGCTGTTTATGTTcgtgattttttgaaattgcaACCTGGTAAGGATAAAGTGTGGGTATTTGGAGAAAGTGGTATCGGTGAAGAACTGAAACTAATGGGTTACGAGTCTCTTGGAGGCACTGACGCCAGATTGGATATACCGTTTAATGCAGCTGAATCACCATTTTTGGTAGATGGTCTTGATAAGGATGTTAGCTGTGTAATTGCAGGGTTGGACACGAAGGTAAATTATCACCGTCTTGCTGTTACACTACAATATTTACAAAAGGATTCTGTTCACTTTGTTGGTACAAATGTGGATTCCACTTTCCCGCAAAAGGGTCATACGTTCCCTGGTGCTGGTTCTATGGTTGAATCATTGGCGTTCTCATCTAACAGGAGACCATCCTACTGTGGCAAACCAAATCAAAACATGTTGAATAGCATTGTCTCAGCATTCGACCTAGATAGATCAAAGTGCTGTATGGTTGGTGATAGATTAAATACCGATATGAAATTTGGTGTTGAAGGTGGATTGGGTGGTACCCTTTTAGTTTTAAGTGGTATTGAAACCGAAGAAAGAGCCTTGAAGCTTTCACCAGACTATCCGAGACCCAAATTCTACATTGATAAGCTTGGTGACATTTACACCATGACCAAATAA